One genomic region from Kwoniella dejecticola CBS 10117 chromosome 1, complete sequence encodes:
- a CDS encoding guanylate kinase: MAQTPISPEVLNRPLVCCGPSGTGKSTLLNKLFADHPGQFGFSVSHTTRNPRAGEENGREYHFVTKEEFMRRVDNGEFLEWAEFGGNCYGTTFAALSALHPLRCILDIELQGVLQLRSKASQQTPPLEPVYLFLAPPTIAELRKRLSGRGTETDASIRKRLDAAKKEIEYAQEGKHDIYIVNTDLKIAGDKLEKVAMGYEGWQACGDKLPEFDVKEL; encoded by the exons ATGGCTCAAACGCCCATCAGCCCAGAAGTCCTCAACAGG CCGTTAGTCTGTTGCGGACCCTCCGGAACAGGTAAATCGACCCTTCTGAACAAGCTCTTCGCCGATCATCCAGGACAATTCGGATTCTCAGTATCACACACGACGAGGAATCCACGAGCAGGCGAGGAAAATGGTCGGGAATACCATTTCGTGACCAAGGAGGAATTCATGAGGCGAGTGGACAACGGGGAGTTCTTGGAATGGGCTGAGTTCGGTGGGAATTG CTACGGAACCACCTTCGCCGCACTGTCCGCTCTGCACCCTCTACGATGTATCCTCGACATCGAATTACAAGGTGTCTTACAACTCCGTTCGAAAGCATCTCAGCAAACACCACCTCTCGAACCGGTATACTTGTTCTTGGCTCCTCCGACTATCGCCGAGCTCCGAAAGAGATTGTCAGGACGAGGGACCGAGACGGATGCGTCGATCCGAAAGAGGCTGGACGCAgcaaagaaggagatcgagtATGCTCAAGAAGGTAAACACGATATTTACATCGTCAATACCGACCTGAAGATCGCTGGAGATAAGCTGGAGAAAGTAGCTATGGGTTATGAAGGATGGCAAGCGTGTGGAGATAAGTTGCCTGAGTTCGACGTCAAGGAATTGTAG